Proteins found in one Fusarium oxysporum Fo47 chromosome V, complete sequence genomic segment:
- a CDS encoding WD40-repeat-containing domain protein, whose protein sequence is MRSHIKDLARKGKETLRATAGRPESMQVSEDQVSSEYSSNTTTVAPSSYTNLSKTPQATENPTKADLPDRTKDVFNRSTVPDVSEPTKPYNSAAIWAEAYEKAKEDPDNFKLVTNMELYLTTKTDADDGTNNDLTTGYDMGRLKLVQEIAEDKLEDIPGARLSFQIRDRPIVVRQGVVKAIRVVNAFKPIISGAVAAEPHAALAWAGISTVLPILENVFQQDEDAANGLINIIFLMIRYQQLYEPGFASEFTDSGHHSESTRQLLSRIRTELIDIYAQVYLYQARFVLQYATRGRAHRALRNALGADGWKELWKSIETTSQRIDQAVHDRIGTRTLDMWREVNDISVNVQKIETLQQEILESLKEIDQRQLLQSLNVTADATFDSRKTWSVEVPCLPGTQQRILKEIQDWTENSDSKPILWLEGMAGTGKTSISLTVAQALHERQSFTNGTPKPNSAFLGATFFFKQGDVTRNNTSEFFTTIAQCLASSLPDLKIHIADAIDNNSGIETKGPRQQLKELILGPLSLLDEKAFVPLRPIVVVDALDECVDKDAEALLGMLGNIGDLGQVQLRFLFTSRGKAHISRGFRSLPDDLYCPMTLEKIESTSEEQQPNDISLYISHTMGEIAKKNGVHADWISQAEIRRLTDKANGLFIYAATACRFLDSDYFTDQGYRDEQLELIFNDEWETEGPQQTLDSIYTKVLEFADMKTSHKSLRDRVYSSISKILGFIAVLFRPVSVVTLSELLPMKRDQLNGILKQLHSIVSVPVDETSPIVIVHLSFRDFILSEQRSRGLPFRVEDVPMHRELLDRCLQTMSSSLRQDICDLSLPGALASEVSSSQIETCIPPYMRYGCQYWVDHLAKICENHTYTIESFNVGQVDLFLQEKFLFWLEVMSLIKEVSSVIPIINKLQNLIKPFDQVVLSDFVYDAKRFIQSNRWILEKRPLQIYCSALLFSPKKSVVRTQFEHLIPEWILKKPDTVDDWDLEVLTLRGHEEHIISIAFSPAHDLIASASFDNTTRIWDYVTGSERHVFQEPEQVLSVAFSSDGMKVAVGGYGGLLRVRDHERATQNDLGCSSKVREIAFSPTSNNILASLSDGGKLQIWNVDDMQLLFTHDAGTEDPEAYVEGLSFSSDGQFVATGSESGLVTLWKLDEAEPAATVHTGGKTHGIAFSQDSGIMAVGHDLPTRPPDWADFWDPQTIDFWHVTSPKPKLLRTFPILGTTSGLCFLPPDGQILSYKDSGEGIVLQKWATGDGMINFCPASNLGSSYTAWSRDGTLLAMVDNIDWVIRLYATPTDSKELEEALPTSSVEFLSDDRAVTYSVKSPTKRWKLVDGSVETVCGPVESIQHSPDRQLILLRLNSGHEFQIWDSNMGCCLQTFQDMVGMDFVPGRNCIASLSVSGEIRLLDTVSFEETFKVQLNDVTLPRRSKIKDGSVATVRLSPDGQLAVLHFDKGSRAGWGSPCQLWDLTKNEELALVLVDMVYAVTFSSEGNLVTVDALKLCPCTYIFDTATGETLQHLEWMNGLTFHPSANMFALIASDTNIAVWETAPLHEQFRLETDQNVEKLAISPTGKLAAVLPNEGGATSMVHLWDLSTRQMLGKWEINGGLSSLWFPTKGNFLGSNRGRLPLPVAPIEVGEEMIEQDLQSCFYILNGWVFQGRERLIWLPQSYQVLDEDRVDVSQVDVRGNTIAFAHSGDSLKFIQIDLDNTPVAKSYKRKL, encoded by the exons ATGAGGTCACATATCAAAGACTTAGCTCGAAAGGGCAAGGAGACGTTGCGGGCTACTGCGGGTAGGCCAGAGTCAATG CAAGTAAGCGAGGACCAGGTATCCTCTGAATATTCATCGAATACTACCACTGTTGCACCATCCTCGTATACTAATCTCTCAAAAACACCCCAAGCAACAGAAAACCCAACAAAGGCAGATCTTCCTGACAGAACGAAGGATGTTTTTAATCGAAGCACCGTTCCAGATGTATCAGAGCCTACTAAACCATATAACTCAGCTGCTATATGGGCGGAAGCATACGAGAAGGCCAAAGAAGATCCAGATAATTTCAAGCTTGTTACAAACATGGAGCTTTACCTCACTACCAAGACGG ACGCAGATGATGGCACAAATAATGATCTGACCACTGGCTATGACATGGGTCGACTGAAGCTTGTCCAAGAGATCGCCGAAGACAAGCTTGAGGATATTCCAGGTGCACGACTATCTTTCCAGATCCGCGACAGACCCATCGTTGTTCGACAAGGCGTTGTCAAGGCAATTCGAGTAGTCAATGCATTCAAGCCTATTATCAGTGGAGCCGTCGCAGCTGAGCCGCATGCTGCTCTGGCTTGGGCTGGTATATCAACAGTTTTGCCA ATCCTGGAAAACGTCTTTCAACAGGACGAAGACGCGGCTAACGggctcatcaacatcatttTTCTTATGATTCGATACCAACAACTCTATGAGCCCGGTTTTGCTTCTGAGTTCACAGACTCTGG TCACCACTCCGAGTCAACTCGTCAACTACTCTCTCGCATAAGGACCGAACTAATTGATATTTATGCCCAGGTTTATCTGTATCAGGCGCGTTTCGTACTTCAGTATGCGACACGAGGAAGAGCCCACCGTGCTCTGAGGAATGCTCTGGGTGCAGATGGTTGGAAGGAGCTATGGAAGAGCATAGAGACTACAAGTCAACGTATCGACCAAGCTGTGCACGATCGAATTGGCACTCGAACTCTCGATATGTGGCGAGAGGTCAATGACATCAGTGTAAATGTCCAGAAGATTGAGACGTTGCAACAAGAAATCCTGGAATCACTAAAG GAAATTGATCAGCGACAGCTTCTCCAATCGCTGAACGTGACGGCAGACGCCACTTTTGATTCCCGCAAGACTTGGAGCGTGGAAGTCCCTTGCCTGCCAGGAACTCAGCAACGCATCCTCAAAGAGATCCAAGATTGGACAGAAAACTCTGACAGCAAGCCTATCCTCTGGCTCGAAGGAATGGCTGGTACGGGCAAAACGTCTATTTCCTTGACAGTTGCCCAAGCGCTTCACGAGAGGCAGTCTTTTACCAATGGGACTCCCAAACCTAACTCGGCTTTCCTTGGGGCGACCTTTTTCTTCAAACAAGGTGATGTTACTAGGAATAACACCTCCGAGTTCTTCACGACAATCGCTCAGTGCTTGGCTAGTAGTCTGCCAGATCTCAAGATACACATCGCTGATGCTATCGACAACAACTCGGGAATTGAAACCAAAGGGCCTCGACAGCAGTTGAAGGAACTGATCCTGGGACCTCTCTCACTCTTGGATGAAAAGGCTTTCGTGCCCTTGCGTCCAATAGTTGTCGTCGATGCCCTTGATGAATGTGTTGACAAGGATGCTGAGGCACTACTGGGCATGCTGGGCAACATTGGCGACCTTGGGCAAGTACAGCTACGGTTTCTGTTTACTAGCAGAGGTAAAGCGCACATCTCTCGTGGTTTCAGATCTCTTCCAGATGACCTGTATTGTCCGATGActcttgagaagatcgagtCGACCAGCGAAGAGCAGCAACCAAACGACATCTCACTATACATATCCCATACCATGGGCGAAATCGCCAAGAAGAATGGTGTGCACGCGGACTGGATCTCACAAGCTGAAATTAGACGACTCACTGACAAGGCCAATGGCCTATTCATTTACGCGGCCACAGCGTGTCGCTTCTTGGACTCCGATTACTTCACCGATCAGGGATATCGAGACGAGCAGCTTGAGTTGATTTTCAACGATGAGTGGGAGACGGAGGGTCCTCAGCAGACTCTGGACAGCATCTACACTAAGGTTCTGGAATTCGCGGACATGAAGACCTCGCACAAGAGTCTGAGGGACAGGGTGTACTCTTCCATCAGCAAGATTCTCGGCTTCATTGCTGTTCTCTTCAGACCGGTGTCTGTGGTTACACTGAGCGAGTTACTCCCCATGAAGAGGGACCAGCTCAACGGGATCTTGAAGCAACTCCATTCCATCGTCAGCGTGCCAGTCGATGAGACTTCTCCCATCGTTATTGTTCACCTCTCATTCCGTGATTTTATCCTCAGCGAGCAGAGATCTCGAGGTCTGCCATTCCGCGTTGAAGACGTTCCGATGCATCGGGAACTTCTCGACCGTTGCCTCCAAACTATGTCATCGAGTCTTCGTCAGGACATCTGCGACCTTTCCTTACCGGGAGCACTAGCCTCTGAGGTATCTTCGAGTCAGATCGAAACATGCATTCCGCCATATATGCGATATGGATGTCAATATTGGGTTGATCATTTGGCCAAAATCTGCGAAAATCACACCTACACAATCGAATCATTCAATGTTGGACAAGTCGACCTGTTTCTCCAGGAGAAATTTCTATTTTGGCTAGAAGTCATGTCACTCATCAAGGAGGTATCATCAGTCATtccaatcatcaacaagttACAAAATCTGATCAAG CCTTTCGACCAAGTTGTTTTATCTGACTTTGTGTACGATGCTAAGCGTTTTATTCAAAGCAATAGATGGATTCTCGAGAAAAGGCCGCTGCAAATCTACTGCTCTGCTCTCTTGTTCAGCCCAAAAAAAAGCGTGGTTCGCACCCAATTTGAGCATCTGATCCCTGAATGGATTCTCAAGAAACCCGATACTGTAGACGACTGGGATCTGGAGGTCCTTACCCTCCGAGGCCACGAAGAACACATCATATCAATTGCATTTTCTCCGGCGCATGATCTCATTGCATCAGCATCGTTCGACAACACAACCAGGATTTGGGACTATGTCACTGGGTCTGAGCGACATGTTTTCCAAGAGCCCGAACAGGTTCTCTCTGTCGCCTTTTCAAGCGACGGCATGAAAGTTGCAGTTGGGGGTTATGGTGGACTATTACGCGTAAGGGATCACGAAAGAGCTACTCAAAACGATCTGGGGTGCTCCTCCAAAGTTCGAGAGATAGCGTTTTCGCCTACATCCAACAACATCTTGGCATCATTATCTGATGGCGGCAAGCTTCAGATATGGAACGTTGACGATATGCAGCTACTTTTCACACATGATGCTGGAACAGAAGATCCTGAAGCTTATGTAGAAGGcctttccttctcatctGATGGTCAGTTCGTCGCAACAGGCTCAGAAAGCGGGCTTGTGACTTTGTGGAAGTTGGATGAAGCAGAGCCAGCAGCGACAGTTCATACCGGCGGCAAGACCCACGGAATCGCATTCTCCCAGGACTCTGGGATCATGGCAGTGGGACATGATCTCCCTACTAGACCCCCGGATTGGGCTGATTTTTGGGACCCACAAACTATTGATTTTTGGCATGTTACTTCACCGAAGCCAAAACTGCTCAGGACGTTCCCAATTCTGGGAACTACCTCTGGACTTTGCTTTTTGCCACCGGATGGGCAGATACTGAGCTACAAAGACAGTGGCGAGGGTATAGTATTGCAGAAATGGGCTACTGGAGATGGAATGATTAACTTTTGCCCTGCATCGAACCTAGGTTCTTCATACACGGCATGGTCTCGCGACGGTACTTTGCTTGCAATGGTTGACAATATTGATTGGGTGATTCGTCTATATGCCACTCCCACTGATTCAAAGGAATTAGAGGAAGCACTTCCAACAAGCAGCGTTGAGTTCTTGTCTGATGACAGGGCAGTGACTTACTCTGTGAAAAGCCCGACAAAGAGATGGAAATTGGTAGACGGGTCTGTGGAAACGGTGTGCGGGCCTGTCGAAAGTATTCAACATTCCCCAGATCGACAACTTATCCTTCTACGATTGAACAGTGGTCACGAATTTCAGATCTGGGATAGCAACATGGGCTGTTGCCTACAGACCTTCCAAGACATGGTTGGTATGGATTTCGTTCCCGGCAGGAACTGTATAGCGTCGCTATCCGTTTCCGGTGAAATTAGGTTGCTCGACACTGTGAGCTTCGAGGAAACCTTCAAGGTCCAACTAAACGACGTGACTCTCCCTCGACGCTCAAAAATAAAAGATGGCAGTGTAGCAACTGTACGTCTCTCGCCGGATGGTCAGTTAGCTGTCCTGCATTTCGACAAAGGCTCTCGTGCTGGATGGGGAAGTCCATGCCAGTTATGGGACCTTACCAAGAATGAAGAGCTGGCACTGGTTTTGGTAGACATGGTTTATGCCGTCACCTTTTCTTCCGAGGGTAATCTCGTCACCGTCGACGCGTTAAAGCTTTGCCCGTGTACGTATATATTCGACACGGCCACTGGGGAGACTCTGCAGCATTTAGAATGGATGAACGGTCTGACGTTCCATCCTTCGGCGAATATGTTTGCTCTCATAGCAAGTGACACAAATATTGCAGTTTGGGAAACGGCACCCTTACACGAGCAATTTCGACT